A genomic region of Mesobacillus jeotgali contains the following coding sequences:
- a CDS encoding NUDIX hydrolase, producing MIEILEIKEMNMGQFQPLAGSYAIIKVKGRYLIGYNTFRQQWEIPAGKREKGETPMDCARRELHEETGQSVDDLKFIGLARVKNHLNGGEKFNPLFYSKINSLSPFQQNEEMTDIRLWDLGETIHIDQVDLAILEYVSLLNS from the coding sequence TTGATAGAAATTCTAGAAATAAAAGAGATGAATATGGGGCAATTTCAGCCACTGGCAGGATCATATGCCATTATTAAAGTGAAGGGGAGATATCTGATTGGATACAACACCTTCAGGCAGCAATGGGAAATACCGGCCGGAAAGAGGGAGAAAGGTGAAACTCCTATGGATTGCGCTCGAAGAGAACTTCATGAAGAAACTGGACAATCAGTCGATGATCTTAAATTTATTGGCCTTGCAAGGGTGAAAAATCACCTTAACGGGGGCGAAAAGTTCAATCCTTTATTCTATTCGAAAATTAATTCTCTAAGTCCCTTTCAACAAAATGAAGAAATGACTGATATAAGACTCTGGGACCTTGGAGAGACAATACACATCGACCAGGTGGATTTAGCTATATTGGAATATGTTAGTCTATTAAACTCATAG